The Osmerus eperlanus chromosome 9, fOsmEpe2.1, whole genome shotgun sequence genomic sequence CATTATCTTCTCTGTTCCTTTGTTCTGGATCACAGGTAAGCCTGCTGACCTTACAGGACATTACACTTTCACACAACTACTAAAATGACTTTAAACTTTAGTGTTGTAGTTTTACAGGAATAATCAAATCCGTGTGGCAAGCTTTAGGGATTCTATAAATCAGTTttactcttcttctctttccacAGGAGTGTCACTCAGTCAAGAGGTGAACCAGACTCCCTCTACTTTCCTGGGGAAGCCAGAAGAGAAGATCCAACTGAGCTGTAGTCATAACATTCCAAGTTACAACGTTATTCTCTGGTACCAGCGCTCAGTGGGAGACACTGCCCTGAAACTAATAGGGTATGTTTTCTTAAAAAATCCCACTGTTGAGTCTCTATATCAGGGCATCTTCGATGTGAGTGGAGATGGTGAGAAAGAAGTCTACCTTCATCTCCTCAAACTGAGGCAACCTGAAGATGATGGACAATATTTCTGTGCAGCCAGCTACACAGTGGTACAGAGCTCAGCTCCGCTCTACAAAAACCCTTCAGTGATTAACAGGCCCTTCAGCACACCTGTATCAAACCACACTAACAGTAATGtactcagaggagagagaaagagggagacagagagaggggcagagcgaCAGAGATAGAGTGGGttgaaggaaaagagagagacagaaagcatCACTAGGGATATCATATCCTGTCTCCAACAATGagatccatttacatttagtcatttagcagacgctcttatccagagcgacttacagtaagtacagggacattctccccgaggcaagtagggtgaagtgccttgcccaaggacacaacgtcattaggcacagccaggaatcgaaccggcgaccttctgattactagcccgattctctaaccgctcagccacctgacccgtTGAGTCAGATCCATGTAGCAGTGTAGGGTATCTGGTGTAGGTTAGCTAGTGTAGGTTAGCTAGTGTAGGGTAGCTGGTGTAGGTTTTCTTGTGTATTGCAAGTGGCAGATCATAATGTCTGCTCTTGTTGTTCCTCTGGCCGCAGATGGCTGTTTACGTTCTGGAACTCTGTTTGCTGTATtcaattatgtattttttttattgtgtttttttattgtgtgtcCACTTTAAAAAAAGAGGCCTAGGGCCCACCATCAGTTGGCTTTACTCAATAAAGGATAAATAAAAGAAATTCATTACGAATAAATTATGAACACATCAAATGGAGAtctgaatacacacactgtgacaaGGGGGCCTTGTCAGCCATGGGCCTGGCAGCCCGTTGGCCTCGTTACCGACGCAAAGCCTCAACGAGGCACACCTGTTGCTCATCTAGCCCACTCCTGGTGAGTACAAAAGGGGACAAAAAGGGGTGATATGGTGGTTGATGTGGACATGTTTTATGCTACACAGACTCGCCCCAAGGAGAGAAGAACCCTAACGCTTGAACCAGGCGAGCCAGAACCTACGACCCGTGAAGACCGAAGAGACACGCTGACATAGTTCTCATTTTCCTTAGTACTGTTTTTGTTTTACCCCAAAAGGGGCTATTAAAAAACCTTCGGCTTACCTTCTCTCTCATGAGTCTGGCTCAGTGCTTCACAACAACCACACATCAGCACTGGTCAACTTGTTTGGTCAGCTAAATTAACTCACGGTATTCTGTAATGTTATGTCTAACTTGGAACATCACTTCCTTCTTAGCAATACAGTAATTAAACACATCCAGTAGAGAGCAGTAGCACAACACTAGCTGTGAGGCTGTAGCAGCTATAACTCTCCCACACCAGGAAGTATGAAGATCCAATAGAGTTTAGATCCCCTAGCTCCTCCCATGTCAAAAAGTTTAAAGATGAaactgagtttgtgtgtttctaatctactcccctctctctgaagCTGACAATCACCATGACTAGAGCTCTTGTGGTGGCCTGTGTCTGGAGACTGGGGGTCCCAGGGGGAGGTTCTGTATCTTGTCCCACGGTCAGGACTGGTACCGGGTTAGAACTGTTGGgagctgtcctccctctcctttggaTCGCCACGGCATCCGGCTTCTCAACAAACTTTGTTCAACAGTCGCCACGGGAACTCGTTGTGAAGCTAGGAGATGCCATCAACCTCACCTGCAGCCACCATGATAAAAAATACGATCAGATGTTCTGGTACAGGCAGGGGTCTGGGCAggagcttcagctcctgggCTTCCTGTCCTTCAAGCTACAGTTTCTAAAAAGTATGATCCAGAACACAGAAGGCGCTCCAGAACCCTTCACCATGACAGGTGACGCTCAGGCCGAGGGCTTCCTGGAGGCGTCTGCAGTGAGAGCTGAGGACAAGGCTGTGTACTACTGTGCTGTGGGTAGAGCACGGTGAggcagctcctctctccacgttACACAAAACCCCCCTCTAccgcccctcctcttcccttatctcctccccctctctcctcctccccctctctcattaaACACCAGCCTACTGCTGAACCCAGATGGTGACAGCAGTTGTCTATCTACCACCCACTCATCTGCTAATGACAACTGAGAACCGTTCAACTGAATTCATGAAGCTCAAATACATCTAGCTGTCTCGGAAGTCACACAATGTTCTCAgtcttcctctctgtgtttatTTCCCTGTCCCTCTACCTTACAGGTAAGTGTGTCAGAaacatccacttcctgtccagggAAGTGTCTCTCCACCCTGGCCCTCTAAGctggtgttgtctctgtgtctcttgcaGAGAAAGTCCTCTCAGCCCTCATCATCCAGCAGACCCCTCAGCATCTTCTGGTGACGCCTCAACGCCATCAGGGACGGATCGATTGTCACCACGGCGACAACAACTACCCTTACATGCTGTGGTACCAACAAAGAGATGATTTATCACGAGcgccccccctaaccctaaccctttagtTTAATGGCAAAGATTGATGGAACTTAACCAAAAGTGCGTGGCTTTTAGCTCACTGTATTCGTGCGTGGTCTTTTGTGTGGGAGATTGTGGTTCTGATCTCCCCAGGGGCGtttctacacgggggcctacaggggccccttttttttacacgtttttcttcttctagtagtcatcatgaaacgaggaagggacattgcagccttttttgccccagtaaataaaaaagttagagaaacatatcaaggtattgagagagctgaggagctggaagagggagagccagagccatttgtatgattttaatgtaaagctaaattaaagtatttaatgtttaaatatcatttgtttctgttttttaatgtgcccctctgattaaacactggcccccccTTGGCCCCCTCAGTAAAATTTGTCTAGAACCGTCACTGGATCTCCCTCATtgccagagtgcgaattatacatttacatttagtcatttagcaggcgctcttatccagagcgacttacagtaagtacagggacattcccccgaggcaagtagggtgaagtgccttgcccaaagacacaacgtcatttggcacggccaggaatcgaactggcaaccttcagattactagcccgatttcctaaccgctcagccacctgactcccctttaattctatacaatgacaatcgggggggggtcaacttcttctctatcgacccccccgacctgttgttttaacctcttttggggggggccaagtcttaattaggggggtcaaacccccctgTAATTCGTACCCTGCTCATAGCGCTATGAGCCCATGGTGGAGTCCTGCCTCCTCTGGGCATGCTGTACATTGTCCTCTCCAGCCTGGAGCCACAGCCAACATCAGCCTCCAGGgccgtgcacatgcacacatcccCAGGCTCACTATAGAGTCCTTCTGTGCAGTCA encodes the following:
- the LOC134026628 gene encoding uncharacterized protein LOC134026628 gives rise to the protein MITCLIFTVIFFILTGVCQTVEVHQTPSDLLSRDGVTVQLVCTHSKTDYTMMLWYFQKPGDTALTLIGSGLCVRVKHLHLRSELDPSTSFQYSQITSLPVPAPTPGSDAKSSVGPPGSALMVTMIRLLIIFSVPLFWITGVSLSQEVNQTPSTFLGKPEEKIQLSCSHNIPSYNVILWYQRSVGDTALKLIGYVFLKNPTVESLYQGIFDVSGDGEKEVYLHLLKLRQPEDDGQYFCAASYTVVQSSAPLYKNPSVINRPFSTPVSNHTNSNVLRGERKRETERGAERQR